A genomic region of Thunnus albacares chromosome 4, fThuAlb1.1, whole genome shotgun sequence contains the following coding sequences:
- the LOC122981357 gene encoding achaete-scute homolog 5-like, whose protein sequence is MMSAAFSSSFMDQRPSVFGPGGALQRFSLPPSAGRCEDRGVPFILYPSSMGAPLRGPGPGLLPYLTPFHHHGHFSVYECPFEPAFIQKRNERERQRVKCVNQGYAKLREHLPGQSADRRLSKVETLRAAIRYIKYLQGLVQSPGSESPAADCGGEPSPAGGAQELTCLT, encoded by the coding sequence ATGATGAGCGCCgccttctcttcttccttcatGGATCAGCGTCCGTCAGTGTTCGGCCCCGGCGGCGCTCTGCAGCGCTTCAGTCTGCCTCCCTCTGCTGGTCGCTGTGAGGACCGCGGCGTCCCCTTCATCCTCTACCCCTCCAGCATGGGGGCCCCTCTGAGGGGCCCCGGCCCCGGCCTCCTGCCCTACCTGACCCCCTTCCACCACCACGGACACTTCAGCGTGTACGAGTGTCCCTTCGAGCCGGCCTTCATCCAGAAGAGGAACGAGCGCGAGCGTCAGCGGGTGAAGTGCGTGAACCAGGGTTACGCCAAGCTGAGGGAGCACCTGCCGGGTCAGAGCGCCGACCGCCGCCTCAGCAAGGTGGAGACGCTGCGCGCCGCCATCAGGTACATCAAATACCTGCAGGGGCTGGTGCAGTCGCCCGGCTCGGAGTCTCCAGCAGCAGACTGTGGAGGAGAACCTTCACCTGCAGGAGGCGCTCAGgagctcacctgtctgacctga